ATCTCAAGCCTGAGGTGGCAAACTCAGAAAGCCCACAGTGAACAGCAGTGGGGCACAGGCCAGCTGGGTATGCAGCCCTCTGAAGGGGTCCATGAACCCTGGGGTATCCCTACCACAGAGCCAAACCCAGAAATGGGGTGGCTGTGAGCCAGTGGTAGAGCTATGGTTGGGGCTAAGCATCTGTGCACCACTGCAAGGCCCCAGGGGTCCCTGAGACCCATAGCTGCGGATGCCCATGGGGCCAGGGATCAGAGCAGAGCAGCTATCTCCACAAGCAGGCGACAACCACCTGAAACTGCCCATGGCCCACAGGAACACCAGTGTATCTCATTTTGCAAAAAcacttttttgtggtgctgcgGATCCATCCCTGGGCTTCATGTACGCAAGGCAGATATcttccactgagcaacatctccggCCCAAGGCAACACCTTCTGAGCCCTCTCGGGGTGTTTCATGGACCAGCAAATGTCAGTACACAAACCCACAACTTGACAGACACTAAGGAGCTCCCTAAAACCCTGCTGGCCTGCATTTAGCTTGTTTATAGAATGGTCATCTGGTGCCAAAGGGACAGACCAGAACCACCTCCCAGGCCATGAGTGTCCTTTCAAGAGGCATGGGACAGGTGGTGAACAAGTAAGAGGTCTCACCCCTGGTTTCTTAGACACCAAGAGGGCTACTACTTGAGGCTACCCAGTCTGCATGCACACTAAGGTCCAGTGTGCAGTCCTCACCATGCTCCTGGTTCAAAGTTCACTtttcctcagagccctggaggcAGAGCCAGAGGAGCAGGGTACCAGCTCCTAGTCTGGGTGCTGGGTAGATAGGAAGGCTCTGGTATAAATGCTTTAGATCTCCTGGGGCCCAGTCCCAACCACTTAGGCTGGAGATCCTTAGCCAGCCCTGACCACCAAAGAGTCTCTAGGTCTGCAGGCTCAGGGAGGTTGGACATGGAGGTGGCCAGATGAGCTTCAGCAGGTATGGGTGGAGGCTGCTGCCTAAACCTAGACAGGTGGACTTTTGATTCTCTTCCTCCCAGAGTCTCATACCTTCCCTTGCACTCAGGTTTGAGATATGTATAATATTACATGTGTGTGTCACACAAGCACacgttcttctttttttttggactggggcaGTTCCAAGGAGCTGTTTGTTCTTAGACCCAAGTGGAAATCGCTCTGGGGAGGTACTTCCTCCCACTGCTCCACTGTCAGTTACAGCCCTTCTGGTCCATGGACATAATGTCTGAGCACAGGCACCTGCACTCACCAACTGTTTTTGTGTTCAAGGCTTAGACTACTAGGAGATCAGGTGAGGACATGTGGTCCTCCTCAGCCCTGGCACCAGACTCCTCATGAGGCTTCAGGGCAACATCTCTGCCAAAGCAGCAAAAGGCATGGGCACCTCTTAGTCCTAGGCCATTGGGAGACTTCTGAATCTAGAACTGGACAGAGCAACAGAATGGCATGAGTGATGGACAGTCACCTGGCCTTTTCTACACACTCTCAAACTGAGCTACCCAGAAGCAgctcctctaccacacccttggCAGTATCAAGAAGTGGAAAAATttggggaggggggctggggcaAAAAGAGCCCAAGGGGGTTGCACTAAGGCACTGTGGATTGTCCCCAGATGGCTGGGCCAGTGCCAGGCCTGTTCCGAGGTAGGTTATGTGGATCCAAGCCTTGGGGTTAGACAGTGTTCTGGGGTCAATGAAGGAATCAATCAGGGACCAAATCTCAACACTTGCCAAACCCATGGAATAAAAGATCTACTGAGAATAAATCATAAGGACTTAGAATCCAAGTGGAACAGAAGTCTACACTCGCTGCTGCATCCAGAACCTCAGTACTGAGCCCATCCTCCCCTTACCACTTCATTGTGACCAACTGGTTTGGGCCTCCTGGGCACTGGGTCTGGGCTCTGATCCAGGAGGATGGGAGCCTATAGTTTCCAGAGCAAGGGCAGAAATAACCCAGAGACTATCTCATATTGCCCTTGTTCTCACTGTCCCCTCTGAAGAGCACCTTTAAAAACAGATTCAGATtcaatgtgtttaaaaaaaaaaaaaaaaaaaaaagcaaacaagtgGTTTACTTCTCCACTGAGATGATAGGACCAAGTAGCACCAGGGCTGCAGAACGATGGCACAGAGGCCTCATCCAGTGCACATATAACCTGCTGGGGAGAGGAAGGTGTGAGCCCCACAGGGGCCAGAGCAAGAGCACAGTCAACTGCTCTCAGATGCTGTGACTGGGTGCCCAGCATGTTCAGGGGGAACCCCACGTATATGCCTGCTCAGGGAAGAGCGTGAGCTGAGGCTTCTCTCTTGGAATCCCCCCAGAAGACTGTGGACCATGGAGCAGGACATCACTTCACCAAAGGACCCCCTCCAAGCTGGACTGGACTTGGACCCAGTAACCCCTGGGCCCATGTGGTGGGCCACctcagggagaagagagagagggagatgtgAGACTGTGCATGCCTCTCCTTCTGAGTACAGGAAAAAGGCCATTGGGTCAGTGTGGTCACACACTGTCATCTGAAACTGCTGTGGAAGGTTCAATGCCCCCCAACCTCCGAGCCATGCTGATGAGTGAGCGCAGCTGTACCAGCCTCAGTGGCCCCACCTCATTGGGGTCCTGGCTCTCCAGCCACCGCAGAGCTGTCTCCAGCCCCCACACAGCCTCCCCTGCAGTGGGTACCAATACCCCACCACGCTcagtgacctcctcctcctcctcttctccacccCCCATGCTAGAGGGCAGGCTGGCTGGGGATAGAGGGGCCAATGCAGGGGGCCAGACAGGGCTCACTTCCTCTCTGCAGACCTCAGGGAGGCCCCCATCATCGTCCAGGTGCAGCCACTCAGCCACCTCTTCAGGTGCCAGGCGCTTGTAGGCCAGAGCAGCCAAATGTGTGAGGTCACTAAGCGCCCTGCTGTGCTCCGCAGCCTCCTCAGCTTGGTGGGCTGACTGCTGTCCAGGCTCGAAGGCAGCCCTCAGGCCCAGCAGCCAGCAGCGCTCAATGCTGCCTGCCTGCACCAGGTCCCAGGAGAGGCCAGTCAGGTACAGCATGTCCTTAAGCATGAAGCTGCGCATAAAGTCCAGCGGGGAGCCGCTAGCACAGGACACTGCCAGCCGCAGCAGCTCCCGCTTATACAGATGCTTGAAGGcagccaccacaccctgctccaGTGGTGCAGGAATGTGTGCCCTGCTGCTGCCCTTGGACAGGAAAAGAACCCGCACAGCGCCGTCTGGTGTCTGCAGCTCTTCAGGGGGCCCCAAGGGCTCAGGCCCAAACCGCCTGGGGGTCTCCTCGCTTTCTTCCAGGGCGGGCATCCTGGTGGCCCAGCTTGGCCAGGGCGGGTGGGCCACCAGCAGCACCGCCTTCTGCTGCAGACAGCTTCTACGCAGGTAGCGCTTGACGCCCGGAACGAATTCCTCAAAGAACCAGCCCCGTAGCAGCGGGCGGCTGAGCCAAGCATTGGGGCTGTAGCGGTAGGAGGCCGGGAACTTGTCCTGGTTGTGGTGTCGCAGGCTGGGCGGGTCTGGCAGCTGCCCGATGACCAGTGGCTTCAACTTGTGGCTGCCTGTCAAATTGGCGGCCAGCAGCACTGTCACCCGGTCGGCGCTCCAGCCGCAGACCCTCGTCCCGGGGTCCGCTGTGCCCGGGGGTGCAGCCTGCTCCGGAAGCAGCCTCCAGTAAAGGCCAGTGACGTTGGCATTGTAGATCTGCTCGTCACCATAGCCGCCTTCGGCTGGGGGCGGCGCGGCCAGTGCCCGGTCGGGCAGCGGGCCGCCGCTTGGAGGCTGCGCCGGCTCCTCCTTGACTGGTGGGCCAGGCGCGGGTCCTGCAGGCGGGGGCTCGGCCTCGCCGTAGATGCGCTGGCTGGAGATGCCATGGCGCTTCTGCCATCGCCAGAACCAGCCGTGACTAGCCTTGAAGGTGCACTCGGGGCCGTAGATCTGGCGCGCGAAGGCTTCGGCCTGTGCCTGGATGACCGGCCCCGACAGTGGCACGCCGTGCTGGCGCAGCGTGAGGAACCAAGAGTAGACCGCGCGGTCGATCTCCTCCTCGTTGGCCAGCCTCATCTTCTTGCGCTGCGTGCCCACCTCGCCGCCCAGCTGGTCCAGGAACCAGCGCAGCTTGGGCTCGTCCTTTAGCCAGCCGCGCAGCGTGCCGCCGGGCACGCCGAAGTCTCGGCACACACTGGCCTGCCGCTCGCCGCCCTTGACGCGCTCGATGGCTTGCAGCTTGTCCTTGATGGAGTAGGCCTTGCGGAAGGCCATCTTCACTGCCACGCGGGGCCGCGGCCCGGGCGCGGCGTGCGGCGGGCGCGCGACGGGGTCCGGGGCGGGCAAGGGGGCCCGCGGCGGCTCCGCAAGGCGCCCGGGCGGGGGGCAGCGGTCGCAGTGTGGGGCCAAGTGCGGGGCCGAGCCTGCGGGAGGACTCGCGGGGTACATAGCGGCTGCAGAGCCGACCCCGGGGGCGCGGGAGCCTGACGCCCGCCCGCGGGCCGCTCGGGGCGGGGCGCTTAGGGGCGGGGCCGCCCCGGTTCCTCCTTTTTGTCTCGCCAGCCCAGCCGGCGCAGGCGCGTTGGCCCCGCCCCAACAGCTCGGCCACGCCCCCAGCCTCGCCGCGCCTGCGCACTGGCCGCCTCTCGCGGTCCCTGGGCGCGTGCGCCGAATATGCCAGGCCTAGCGGACGTCTCCATTAGGTGGACGGCGGAGGGGTGTGGGGCTGGCTGCTGTTCTTTCCCCGGCACTTTGAGCCAATTTCTCCCGTGGAGAAGGCCTCTGGGGTAGGACCCCACTGTCTTGTACCTTGGCAGCTACAAAGCGCATAACGCCTAGAGCTCCGTAGGCGAGGCGGCGTGAGCTCAGGGCTGCTTCCCCCGCGGCGCCTGTCGTGGTACGCCCGGCTCCGTTTCCCGTTCGCGGCGCGGACGGCCCGCCCTTTCCTCAGCAGACCCGCGCTGCAGGTCCCTGCTCTTGGTCGTGTTGGTGGCTGGCGTGTGAGTACCGCGACCCCGTCGTAAGGAGCGCACGCGCCGGAGAGGCCCTACGGGCCAGCGCGAGTGGGCCAGCGTGGACCGCCACAGGGTCCAAGGCGACGGCCGCCCTGGGCGCAGACCCCGCGCGCCTCTTGCTGAGCGCGTGGTCAGACGCACTGCGTGGCCGGCGGCCCAACCTGGAACCTGCCCTGAGATTGGTGGGGCCGCTGGGTTCGGGGTCTGACTTCGTCCTCGTGGGAACCCTAGCACCCATCTGCCCCAGCTGTTCGTGCTTGTAATCCTTGCGTTCGTCCAGCTCGTGTTAAACACCTACAGCACACCGAGCTCTGTGCAACCTTTGCGAGACTTAGATGGTTCCCAAACACGCGAGAGAGTAAGGAGTAATGTATTGTGCTGAGTGGTTCGAAAGAGACAGTTTTGGTGTAGGTAGGTGGTCTGGGTGGAGGGGGGACGTTGACAGAGACTGTCGTACTGTTCCTAGGAAATGAACACTTTCAGAAGGCTGAGCAAGTGAGGTGGGGGGACTTTGGGTTGGTTATTGAGTGAAGGGCCCCTCTTAGCAAAAGAACGCTGAAGCTAAACTTTGGGGTGTTCCCTACCAGGTTGGGAGGGATGCTTCTTCTTAATGTTGCCAGAGGCAGAAGGAAATGAGATCTCCAGCTGTTGGTTTTCCTTTCCTGAAACTGTGCCCAGCTAGGGGTGGGAGATGGCAAAAGACAGATGTGACAGGAGCTCCCAAGTTTCCCTGAGAAATGCTTTCTCACCTTGTCCCTGGCACAGGTCCAGCTGAGCTCCTAGGCCTTTTTATGAAGTGGTCTTGAGCCAGTCCTGTGTGTCAGCAGAATCAAGGATCTACCAGGAAGAGGCAGGACCTCTTAAAGGAGGGCAGGTCCCCTTCTAAGCTGCATGGTAACCAGTTCAGGCTGCTATTTTTCTTATCTTGGAGTTAAGGGATAGCAGCACCTCCCTACGGGCTACTGGGGTGGTGTGAGTGGAGAAAGACCACTGGTACCTTCTTGCCTGGGATCACTGAATGGCTTCCTGCCCTCTGGAGGAGCCTGATGGGTGTAAACCTTGGAGAGCTGGGTAAGGGAGCAGGGCTCAGCACAGGTGGGCACATGTGCTTGAAGAGAGCTTGGTAGTTGAAGAGAGTGTCTCTGAGGTGTTGCTGCTGCTGTCGGCGTTTCTGGGGCTGAGGGCAGGAAATGAGACATTAAGCCTTTGTAGGGCCCTTGCCTTGTGCCAGAATTCTAAGATGACATGTGCATGTTGGGAATTGCAAAAAATGAGGCATTTGTGTGAAATGCTGGTGTCGAGCCCCTCACCTCACTGACTTGGCAGCATTCGGTGGCCATAACACTTGGAGCCTTAATTTTCCCACAGTGTAAGACATCACACTCTTGTCCCCAGCTAGGTGTTCTCATTCCTGTGTGAGGACACACCTGTCTTATAAAGTCAGGTGTATATGTGGGGGAGAGTCAGGAAAGCAGGAGGCACCTAACAGGCCCCATGGCTGAGTTGGGCCGATTGATGGGTCAGCCCAGGGTACTGTGGACTGGGACAGAAATAGAAGTGACAGAGATGGCATTTGAGGCAAGAAAGCTGTTGGGGCTGgccaggcctggggtggggtggcTTAGTTAGCTCCAGTATGCAGGGAAGCAATGAGTAGAAACTTGGTGCTGTGGAGTTTGCAGCCTGAGAGAAAAGACCAAAGGCTTCATTCCCATGCAGAGATCTGCTCTTTGCCACGTGGCTGCATTCCTGTCCTGAATAAAAAAGCCCCTTCCTCTGGCATCCTTACCACATTTCAAGTGCTAGCAGCTGCCCTTTTGGACAAGGAATATGTCAAAAATTCTCTTGGACAGCACTGATCCACGAACTCAGGCCGGCCCAGAGAGACATGCTGCTGGAGTATAGTCTAACCAGCTGACCCCATCCTCAGCGAATTTCCACTCTGTGTTGGAGGGTGGACAGTCTGGGAGCCCATCGGTGTGGATGGCGAATGGGGTGACATGCCAGAGGATGGAAGGTGtggagggcagggcctgggagccctctctttctcttccatctGCCCTGGTACAGGGAGACCTCCAGGCCCTTGCCACTGTGGTGGATGTAGCTGTGCCAGGTCATGCCCTCATCTTCCTCAGGGCACAGCACTTCAGGAGGGTCCTTCACAGGGACTGCTGCCAGGTTCCAGGTTAGCAAATGACACGGCCCCATACCCCATGTCCTCCCTTCAGCAGAATAGATGTGGCCTGGCCatggggcctcacacatacttCAGAGGCTGTGTCTGCCTCGGCCAGTGAGCTCATTCGTTAAGTTTCTTATGAGATTTTTCTTGTATAGGTTGCTGAGCTGGACAGCCCCGTGGGGCTTTTGGGCACCTCTTACTAGGACCAAGGGCCCATTAAGCTGTCTGCATCCTGGAACGCCCCGGAGACTGGGCCCCTTCCACCTCTCACAGGAGAGACCTTGGCAGGAGTTCAGCCTGCATCCCTAAGTGGAGCAAGAGCTGCTCAGGCCCTTCCCTTGTCTGGCAGCTGGCCTTCTTCCCTGTGCTTCATTCTGTTGGCAAGCTCTGCTGCCTGGATGAGCCTCAGAAGGGCCACCTTGAGTAGGGATGCAGCTGGTGCTCAAGAACCTCATTGCTTCCTGTTCCTGGCTGACCTTCCCGGACAGCTGTGGTCTTGTACGTACATGTGTGCTCCAGGGAATAGCTGATCTCATGCAGCCAACATAAGAGCTGTGTTTCAAGGGATGATGGGGTGAGGCTGCCTCAAGTGTGCAGGCAGCTGCCTGGGATTTGGGTGGTACAGGTGTGTTCAATGCTCACCTTCTGACCCATGTCACCTCAGCAGCTTCTGAAAGGCCATCCAGCCTGCtcgggctgccccagctgctgccTGGCACGGCTGGCTTTCCCACTGCTCTAACCTTGATGCTTTTCCTTCATGCTGTCCTAGGAGGCCAAAGCAGAAGTAAGTACACCTGTCTGGTGCACCGCCTCTCTTCTCCTGCGCCAGGGAGCCCCCCAGCCGTCCCCTTAGTGCCCGTGAGGATTTGGGCTTGCTGGAGGGCGGGGGGCAGCAGTGTGGCACTAAGCAGGGTCCTGGCCTGGAACAGGCAGGTGGCATGCAGCCCCCTGCAGAGTATTGGCAGCCACATGTGAAGATGTGGCCTTAAGAAGTGTTCCTTGTTGGCATGTACCTTGGAGGTGGCTTCCCCTCGTTGAACTGCAGCTCCTGCCCCAGGAAGAGCCCCTAGGTCCTGGTTTTGGGTCATTTAGGCCAGTAAGGTTTGGCAGGGTATGAGTTCTGGGGCCAGCTTAGTGGGTGTTGTTGAAGGGACAGGGATCAGCTCCATGGGCGCTGAGCAGCTGGTGAGTCCTGGGGGTTTGATGCTGGGGAGGTTAGAGAACAGACAAGTCCCTGCTGTGTTGACAACACTCAAGGCCAACTCTACTGCCTCTTGGCAACAGTGGGTGATGTCACAGTGCCCTGCCTCCTGGGCTCTAGGCCGCACACTCACCCCTGCCTCTGCCCTAGCAGCCTGGCCTTGGTGAGTGAGGGGTGGCCCGGGGATTCCCTGTCTGAATCTCTATGGCTCCTGGTCTCCTTTCTGTGATGGAGGGAGCCTAGTGGGTGTC
This window of the Ictidomys tridecemlineatus isolate mIctTri1 chromosome 7, mIctTri1.hap1, whole genome shotgun sequence genome carries:
- the Tigd5 gene encoding tigger transposable element-derived protein 5, with translation MYPASPPAGSAPHLAPHCDRCPPPGRLAEPPRAPLPAPDPVARPPHAAPGPRPRVAVKMAFRKAYSIKDKLQAIERVKGGERQASVCRDFGVPGGTLRGWLKDEPKLRWFLDQLGGEVGTQRKKMRLANEEEIDRAVYSWFLTLRQHGVPLSGPVIQAQAEAFARQIYGPECTFKASHGWFWRWQKRHGISSQRIYGEAEPPPAGPAPGPPVKEEPAQPPSGGPLPDRALAAPPPAEGGYGDEQIYNANVTGLYWRLLPEQAAPPGTADPGTRVCGWSADRVTVLLAANLTGSHKLKPLVIGQLPDPPSLRHHNQDKFPASYRYSPNAWLSRPLLRGWFFEEFVPGVKRYLRRSCLQQKAVLLVAHPPWPSWATRMPALEESEETPRRFGPEPLGPPEELQTPDGAVRVLFLSKGSSRAHIPAPLEQGVVAAFKHLYKRELLRLAVSCASGSPLDFMRSFMLKDMLYLTGLSWDLVQAGSIERCWLLGLRAAFEPGQQSAHQAEEAAEHSRALSDLTHLAALAYKRLAPEEVAEWLHLDDDGGLPEVCREEVSPVWPPALAPLSPASLPSSMGGGEEEEEEVTERGGVLVPTAGEAVWGLETALRWLESQDPNEVGPLRLVQLRSLISMARRLGGIEPSTAVSDDSV